One window from the genome of Salisaeta longa DSM 21114 encodes:
- a CDS encoding RluA family pseudouridine synthase, which yields MTPERLHTDDALLVINKPPGMLSQADRTGDLDVLTWGKRALDASYLGLVHRLDRPASGVMVLARTRPAARQLTRQFRERTSEKRYLVLVEGTLTGIGRYADVIAKIDQQPQLVAPDHPEGKAAELSWVALAAAHGVTLVQVTLHTGRPHQIRLQFATRGYPVLGDGRYGATRPFGGRTIALHHALLRVEHPTTERLCSFTAPVPNRWEAALRPDHQAALARLAWFS from the coding sequence ATGACTCCTGAACGCCTCCATACCGACGACGCGCTGCTCGTGATTAACAAGCCGCCGGGCATGCTCTCGCAGGCCGACCGCACCGGCGACCTCGACGTGCTCACCTGGGGCAAGCGTGCGCTCGATGCGTCGTACCTCGGGCTCGTCCACCGGCTCGACCGGCCCGCATCGGGCGTGATGGTGCTAGCACGCACGCGTCCCGCGGCCCGCCAGTTAACCCGGCAGTTTCGTGAGCGCACGTCCGAAAAGCGCTACCTGGTGCTGGTGGAAGGCACCCTCACAGGCATTGGGCGCTACGCCGACGTCATTGCCAAAATAGACCAGCAGCCGCAGCTCGTAGCGCCCGACCATCCGGAGGGCAAAGCCGCCGAGCTGTCGTGGGTGGCCCTGGCGGCCGCGCACGGGGTAACGCTGGTGCAGGTGACGCTGCACACCGGGCGGCCGCATCAGATCCGTTTACAGTTTGCAACGCGCGGATACCCCGTGCTGGGCGATGGGCGCTACGGCGCCACACGCCCCTTTGGCGGACGCACCATCGCCCTGCATCATGCCCTGTTGCGCGTGGAGCATCCGACGACCGAGCGGCTCTGCAGCTTCACCGCGCCGGTGCCCAATCGCTGGGAAGCCGCCCTGCGCCCCGACCACCAAGCGGCCCTCGCGCGGCTGGCCTGGTTCTCGTAA
- a CDS encoding class I SAM-dependent methyltransferase yields MSRWLLSWQERLARWLPRAGKEWYEGMFWWGLRWLRPSHFRNDHFAPLFTTHFGLTPAFYEGKRLLDVGCGPLGSLEWAPQAAARVGVDPLADTYRTLGTTQHAMRYVQGYAEALPFADASFDVVSCFNALDHVDDLAATIAEMGRVTALGGHLLLITDVGHRPTPTEPQAFGWRVVERFRPWFDPVRVQHLEKDGWKIYSSVRRGRPFDHDDLSERYGILTAHFRRHDS; encoded by the coding sequence ATGTCTCGCTGGTTGCTTTCTTGGCAAGAACGCCTCGCGCGCTGGCTGCCCCGCGCCGGCAAGGAGTGGTACGAGGGGATGTTTTGGTGGGGGCTGCGCTGGCTGCGGCCGTCGCACTTTCGCAACGACCACTTTGCGCCGCTTTTTACCACGCATTTTGGGCTGACGCCCGCGTTTTATGAAGGCAAACGCCTGTTGGATGTGGGCTGCGGGCCGCTGGGAAGCCTTGAGTGGGCGCCGCAGGCCGCCGCGCGCGTCGGGGTCGACCCGCTCGCCGACACATACCGCACGCTGGGCACCACGCAGCACGCCATGCGGTACGTGCAGGGCTATGCCGAGGCGCTGCCGTTTGCCGATGCCTCGTTCGACGTGGTCAGCTGCTTCAACGCGCTCGATCATGTTGACGACCTGGCTGCCACCATCGCCGAGATGGGCCGTGTAACGGCGCTGGGCGGCCATCTGCTGCTCATCACCGATGTCGGGCATCGCCCAACGCCTACCGAGCCGCAAGCCTTTGGGTGGCGCGTTGTGGAGCGGTTTCGCCCGTGGTTCGATCCGGTGCGCGTGCAACACCTCGAAAAGGACGGATGGAAGATTTACAGCAGCGTGCGGCGCGGGCGGCCGTTCGACCACGACGACCTGTCCGAACGCTACGGCATCCTCACGGCTCACTTCCGGCGCCATGACTCCTGA
- a CDS encoding M20 metallopeptidase family protein yields the protein MLDRIRNRARDAFETIVALRRQIHRNPELALEETQTAALVAETLRPLGLYVQTGIYETGVVASLDGLKPGPTLLLRADMDALPISEATGLPFASETAGVMHACGHDAHTASLLGTAIVLSELKEHIHGRIRFCFQPSEERIPGGAKFMIEQGVLEGRGMGSAVDTVFGQHVAPDLPTGAIGVRSGAYMASADELHITIHGAGGHAAAPHTLSADATYVAAQVVTALQSIASRHSPPGTPTILSVGKLMAEGATNVIPEHARLEGTFRTMDEDWRFRAHDLIRRVVTHTAEAHGATADVEVRVGYPSLHNDPETSALVKQAAEDYVGAGQTVDLDRWYAGEDFAYFLQERPGTFYRLGTGNEEAQSTHGLHTPQFTVDEEALRVGAGFMAYLAWRYGNEHSS from the coding sequence GTGCTTGATCGTATTCGTAACCGGGCGCGCGATGCCTTTGAGACCATCGTGGCGCTCCGCCGCCAGATCCACCGCAACCCCGAGCTGGCGCTGGAAGAAACGCAGACGGCCGCCTTGGTCGCCGAGACACTGCGCCCGTTGGGGCTGTACGTGCAAACGGGGATCTATGAAACTGGCGTCGTAGCCTCGCTGGATGGCCTGAAGCCGGGCCCGACGCTGTTGCTGCGGGCCGACATGGACGCGCTGCCCATTTCCGAAGCGACCGGCTTGCCCTTTGCCTCGGAGACGGCGGGCGTGATGCATGCCTGCGGTCACGACGCCCACACCGCCTCGCTGCTGGGCACGGCCATCGTCTTGTCGGAGCTCAAGGAGCACATCCACGGGCGGATTCGGTTTTGCTTTCAGCCCAGCGAAGAGCGCATCCCCGGCGGGGCGAAGTTCATGATTGAGCAGGGCGTGCTGGAGGGCCGCGGCATGGGATCGGCCGTTGACACCGTGTTTGGGCAGCACGTAGCGCCCGATCTGCCCACCGGCGCGATTGGCGTGCGCAGCGGCGCCTACATGGCGTCGGCCGATGAGCTACACATCACCATCCACGGCGCGGGCGGCCACGCAGCAGCGCCGCACACGCTGTCGGCCGATGCCACGTACGTGGCGGCCCAGGTGGTAACGGCACTGCAGAGCATTGCCAGCCGGCACAGTCCGCCCGGCACGCCCACCATCCTGTCGGTGGGCAAGCTGATGGCGGAGGGGGCCACCAACGTGATTCCGGAGCACGCGCGGCTGGAAGGTACCTTCCGCACGATGGACGAAGACTGGCGCTTTCGGGCGCACGACCTGATCCGCCGCGTGGTGACGCACACCGCCGAGGCCCACGGCGCTACCGCCGATGTGGAGGTGCGGGTGGGCTATCCGTCGCTGCACAACGATCCCGAGACGTCGGCGCTGGTAAAGCAGGCGGCTGAAGACTATGTGGGTGCCGGGCAGACGGTTGACCTCGACCGGTGGTACGCGGGCGAGGACTTTGCCTATTTCCTGCAGGAGCGTCCAGGCACCTTTTATCGCCTGGGCACGGGCAACGAGGAGGCCCAAAGTACGCACGGCTTGCATACGCCCCAGTTTACCGTCGACGAAGAGGCGCTGCGCGTGGGGGCGGGCTTCATGGCCTACCTGGCCTGGCGCTACGGCAACGAACATTCGTCCTAA
- the tig gene encoding trigger factor translates to METTLNQVSPVEYELTVRATADDLSDQLNDALRKQRKQMDLPGFRQGKVPMQIVKKKYGESIGFEVAQRFVSQTFASTMEEEHEDIEPLGRPEIMSLDYDFEGDLEATVRFGVEPDIELADLSQVTIPMLDHTVSDADVQDEIDQILRDQADLVPAEDAEIGPEDYVDVDLQRVDPSTNTPIIGEKEEGLTFFLDDDWLMDALRDELLGHQAGDTVRVELPSDEGEQHVYDVTINDVKRRELPPFDEAVVREVTDGDLEDPEELREEIHDRLQNAYTQRSRELVEQEIVEQMLDRHQVPVPNSLIESVLDSFVDQVRQQNDGDLPDDFDETHFRQQNRSDAEQQGRWMLLRNHVIATSDLEVTDDDIDAFLIEQAGGDASSVEQMRRVYSQMPRMMERVQSQVMSRKVYDHLLEQMDVDEMDLEAFQEAMEDRHAHHDHAGHDHDHDHAHDAAPTNAPNIVQASS, encoded by the coding sequence ATGGAAACGACGCTGAATCAAGTCAGCCCCGTAGAATACGAACTGACGGTACGGGCCACGGCCGACGACCTGTCCGACCAACTCAACGACGCGCTGCGCAAGCAACGCAAGCAAATGGACCTGCCCGGCTTTCGCCAGGGCAAAGTCCCCATGCAGATTGTAAAGAAGAAATACGGCGAATCCATTGGTTTCGAGGTCGCGCAGCGGTTTGTAAGCCAGACGTTTGCGTCGACCATGGAGGAGGAGCACGAGGATATTGAGCCGCTGGGGCGCCCCGAGATTATGTCGCTCGATTACGACTTTGAGGGCGACCTGGAAGCGACCGTGCGCTTTGGCGTTGAGCCCGACATTGAGCTGGCCGATCTTTCGCAGGTCACCATCCCGATGCTCGACCATACGGTGAGCGATGCGGATGTGCAGGACGAGATCGACCAGATCTTGCGCGATCAGGCCGACCTCGTGCCGGCCGAAGATGCCGAGATCGGTCCTGAGGACTACGTGGATGTTGACCTTCAGCGGGTCGATCCGTCGACCAACACGCCCATCATCGGCGAGAAGGAAGAGGGGCTCACGTTCTTTTTGGACGACGACTGGTTGATGGACGCGCTGCGCGATGAGCTTTTGGGGCATCAGGCCGGCGACACGGTGCGCGTGGAGCTCCCCAGCGATGAAGGCGAGCAGCACGTGTACGACGTCACCATCAACGATGTGAAGCGCCGCGAGCTACCGCCCTTCGATGAAGCCGTGGTGCGCGAAGTTACCGACGGCGACCTCGAAGACCCCGAGGAACTGCGCGAAGAAATCCACGACCGGCTGCAAAACGCATATACGCAGCGAAGCCGCGAGCTTGTGGAGCAGGAGATCGTGGAGCAGATGCTGGACCGCCACCAGGTGCCGGTTCCCAACTCGCTCATAGAATCGGTGCTCGACTCCTTTGTCGACCAGGTGCGTCAGCAAAACGACGGCGACCTGCCCGACGACTTCGACGAGACGCACTTCCGCCAGCAAAACCGCAGCGATGCCGAGCAGCAGGGGCGCTGGATGCTCCTCCGCAACCACGTCATTGCTACGTCCGACCTCGAAGTCACCGATGACGACATCGACGCGTTCTTGATTGAACAGGCCGGGGGCGATGCGTCGTCGGTCGAGCAGATGCGCCGCGTGTACAGCCAGATGCCGCGCATGATGGAGCGCGTGCAATCGCAGGTGATGAGCCGCAAGGTGTACGACCACCTGCTGGAACAGATGGACGTAGATGAGATGGATCTGGAGGCTTTCCAGGAAGCGATGGAGGATCGCCACGCGCATCACGACCACGCCGGTCACGATCACGATCATGACCATGCGCACGACGCTGCGCCCACGAACGCGCCCAACATCGTACAGGCCTCTTCTTAA
- a CDS encoding PKD domain-containing protein encodes MDTQTSMRTSKRFTLWLPLLLVVGGLFLSGCGKTAPTVDSMSGPDQLQTGESGTFEASINAEADKPLTYQWNFGDGETGSGLLTTHTFQRAGQYQVTFTASNEAGSDTDTLTVMVERPPQPASIASINAQPNPVDEGESVRFTSNVRGDTPLTYNWSFGDGATGSGASVTHTYSDPGEYTVELQASNNAGSDSRTLSVTVEPALPPICTSITEFNPVFFSYNSSTLTDEAQSALQENLDVLNQCSNLSARVEGFAAPGERSPQELSADRARAVAQFYTENGVPGARVMAEGQGEVEGQTSKKGGTRQFRRADSIPVRQ; translated from the coding sequence ATGGATACACAAACTTCTATGCGAACATCCAAACGGTTTACGCTCTGGCTCCCGCTGCTGCTTGTGGTGGGTGGCCTTTTCCTTTCTGGTTGTGGTAAAACAGCCCCCACGGTAGACTCCATGTCCGGCCCTGATCAGCTGCAGACGGGCGAGTCGGGCACTTTCGAGGCCAGCATCAATGCCGAGGCCGACAAGCCGCTTACCTACCAGTGGAACTTTGGGGATGGTGAGACGGGCTCTGGGCTGCTGACGACCCATACATTCCAGCGCGCAGGACAGTACCAGGTTACGTTTACCGCGAGCAACGAGGCCGGTAGCGACACCGATACGCTGACGGTGATGGTGGAGCGCCCCCCGCAGCCCGCGAGCATCGCAAGCATCAACGCCCAGCCGAACCCCGTGGATGAGGGCGAGTCGGTGCGCTTCACGAGCAACGTGCGCGGCGACACGCCCCTCACGTACAACTGGTCGTTCGGCGATGGCGCCACAGGATCGGGCGCTAGCGTGACGCACACCTACAGCGACCCGGGCGAGTATACCGTCGAGCTGCAGGCGTCGAACAACGCCGGCTCGGACTCGCGCACGCTCAGCGTTACGGTTGAGCCGGCGCTGCCGCCCATCTGCACGAGCATCACCGAGTTCAATCCGGTGTTCTTCAGCTACAACTCCAGCACGCTCACCGATGAAGCCCAGAGCGCCCTGCAGGAGAACCTCGATGTGCTGAACCAGTGCTCGAACCTGAGCGCCCGTGTGGAAGGCTTCGCGGCACCCGGCGAGCGTAGCCCGCAAGAGCTGTCGGCTGACCGTGCCCGCGCGGTGGCTCAGTTCTACACGGAGAATGGCGTCCCCGGCGCCCGCGTCATGGCCGAAGGCCAAGGCGAAGTGGAAGGCCAAACCAGCAAGAAGGGCGGCACGCGTCAGTTCCGCCGTGCCGACTCGATCCCGGTGCGTCAGTAA
- the rpsT gene encoding 30S ribosomal protein S20 — protein sequence MPQHQSAIKRMRQNEKRRQRNKSQKSAVRTKMKKLRATEDYEAAKALLPEVKSGLDRLASKGIIHKNKAANYKSKLEKHVQSLA from the coding sequence ATGCCACAGCATCAATCAGCCATCAAGCGCATGCGCCAGAATGAGAAGCGGCGCCAGCGCAACAAGTCGCAAAAGAGCGCCGTCCGGACCAAGATGAAGAAGTTGCGGGCTACGGAGGACTACGAGGCAGCCAAGGCGCTTCTCCCGGAAGTAAAGAGCGGCCTTGACCGGTTGGCAAGCAAAGGGATCATCCACAAAAATAAGGCAGCGAACTACAAGAGCAAGCTTGAAAAGCACGTGCAGTCGTTGGCGTAA
- a CDS encoding BamA/TamA family outer membrane protein produces the protein MRILGFAVVLMLWSAGAPRATAQSWWLRADSGRADSTRAAHWRAQRLAKAGIMQPPSDTWVEDAAQFVARNRSFITPDQLVIDIAALDLYGIKPVFGGLGSGAGFTGGLWYAPPLALGSGRYANVQALASLRGYYGAEAVLGEERPPYIRYAFARYRHQPGELVYPMETRVDEPAAFRLNEGLMGGLIGRYLTPRLLSGLHASYQTYRYGPGRRDGYAQLDTAFTTPLPGQQADVDYATAGGFVAYDGRNIPEVWTYGRAFAPTGDRLRGLSLSATDGLFAAATASYHQDVQGQFSFARATADVQWYVPVRRGTAHAFVLRHYAELTHGRVPFYLMPVLGGARSVRGFGGARFRDQNVMLINAEFRCQVWHWLDMAVFADVGHTFNRFRRIAPLEAHVGYGIGFRVRSNQRVLARFEVAGSASGVTTYLAFGSLL, from the coding sequence ATGCGAATCCTTGGCTTTGCGGTTGTCCTGATGCTGTGGAGCGCCGGTGCGCCTCGTGCCACGGCGCAGTCGTGGTGGCTGCGCGCCGACAGCGGCCGGGCCGATTCAACCCGCGCGGCCCACTGGCGTGCCCAGCGCCTTGCCAAGGCCGGCATCATGCAGCCTCCGAGCGATACGTGGGTCGAAGACGCAGCCCAGTTCGTAGCGCGCAACCGCAGCTTCATCACCCCCGACCAGCTCGTCATCGACATTGCGGCCCTCGACCTCTACGGCATAAAGCCGGTGTTTGGCGGCTTGGGCAGCGGTGCAGGGTTCACCGGCGGCCTGTGGTATGCCCCACCCCTTGCCCTGGGCAGCGGCCGCTATGCCAACGTGCAGGCGCTGGCCAGCCTCCGCGGGTACTACGGCGCCGAAGCTGTCCTCGGCGAAGAGCGCCCGCCGTACATCCGCTACGCGTTTGCGCGCTACCGCCACCAACCCGGCGAGCTGGTGTACCCGATGGAAACGCGCGTGGATGAGCCGGCCGCCTTTCGCCTGAACGAAGGCCTGATGGGCGGCCTCATTGGGCGCTACCTGACGCCCCGGCTGCTGAGCGGGCTGCATGCCTCGTACCAAACGTACCGCTACGGCCCCGGGCGCCGCGACGGGTACGCTCAGCTTGACACGGCCTTTACGACCCCCCTGCCCGGACAGCAAGCCGACGTCGACTATGCCACAGCCGGGGGGTTTGTGGCCTACGACGGCCGCAACATCCCCGAAGTGTGGACCTACGGCCGCGCGTTTGCGCCTACGGGCGACCGCCTGCGCGGCCTCTCGCTAAGCGCCACCGACGGCCTCTTTGCTGCTGCCACTGCCTCCTACCATCAGGATGTGCAGGGGCAGTTTAGCTTTGCACGCGCCACGGCAGACGTGCAGTGGTACGTCCCTGTTCGGCGGGGCACCGCGCATGCCTTTGTGCTGCGGCACTATGCCGAGCTCACCCACGGGCGCGTTCCGTTCTACCTGATGCCCGTGCTGGGCGGCGCGCGCTCCGTGCGCGGCTTTGGGGGCGCACGCTTCCGCGACCAAAATGTGATGCTCATCAACGCCGAATTTCGGTGCCAGGTATGGCACTGGCTCGACATGGCCGTATTTGCCGACGTCGGCCATACGTTTAACCGCTTTCGCCGTATCGCGCCTTTGGAGGCCCACGTGGGCTACGGCATCGGCTTTCGTGTGCGATCGAACCAGCGAGTGCTTGCCCGCTTTGAAGTAGCCGGCAGTGCAAGCGGTGTTACCACGTATCTGGCCTTCGGATCGTTGCTGTAG